From the genome of Gemmatimonadaceae bacterium, one region includes:
- a CDS encoding circularly permuted type 2 ATP-grasp protein, whose amino-acid sequence MLASAIARYHDVLTQGDTAVASAELLDRLLRSEGLFFGDRPLCGVLRPRLLSVGEYRHIAQACALVGSAFEAVRRAAMEQPTLRAQFGLTAWEEQLIHADPGFAVASPTSRLDAFFAAGDDGLKFTEFNAETPAGAAYNDALSRVMMAMPVMHEFSRSHAVLPIPAAPSVIHALLDAYHAFRGVRERPTVVILDWADVPTRSEFVLFEREFAALGIEAFIGDPRDAEYSGGTLRVGGRPVTLIYKRVLIDELVTREGLASPVVRAVRDGAVCMVNPFRCKLLHKKASLAVVSDERQAALLSPAQRAAVARHVPWTRVVEERSTSYQGNQVDMLPFIADRRETMVLKPNDEYGGKGIVLGWTVDDATWQAAIRTALGEPFIVQERVEVPSEPWPAWVDGGLHISDRMLDTAPFLVDGTVMTGCLTRIATDPLLNVTAGGGSNVPTFLVEER is encoded by the coding sequence ATGCTTGCGAGTGCAATTGCGCGCTATCACGACGTCCTGACACAGGGCGACACGGCGGTGGCCTCGGCGGAACTCCTCGACCGTCTGCTGCGCAGTGAAGGGCTGTTCTTTGGTGATCGTCCGTTGTGCGGCGTGCTGCGGCCGCGCCTGCTCAGTGTCGGCGAATACCGGCACATTGCGCAGGCGTGCGCCCTGGTCGGCTCGGCGTTTGAGGCGGTGCGCCGCGCCGCCATGGAGCAACCGACGCTGCGCGCGCAGTTCGGGTTGACCGCGTGGGAAGAGCAGTTGATTCACGCCGATCCGGGTTTCGCCGTGGCCAGCCCGACGTCGCGTCTGGATGCGTTCTTTGCCGCGGGTGACGACGGTCTCAAGTTCACCGAGTTCAACGCCGAGACGCCGGCCGGGGCCGCGTACAACGACGCGTTGTCGCGGGTGATGATGGCCATGCCGGTGATGCACGAGTTCTCGCGCAGTCACGCGGTGCTGCCCATTCCGGCGGCGCCATCGGTGATTCACGCCCTGCTGGACGCGTACCACGCCTTTCGGGGTGTGCGGGAGCGTCCGACGGTGGTGATCCTCGATTGGGCGGATGTGCCGACACGCAGCGAGTTCGTGCTGTTCGAGCGGGAGTTTGCCGCCCTGGGCATCGAGGCCTTCATCGGCGATCCGCGCGACGCCGAGTACTCCGGCGGTACGTTACGCGTTGGCGGACGCCCGGTGACGCTGATCTACAAGCGCGTGCTGATCGATGAGTTGGTGACCCGTGAGGGGTTGGCATCGCCGGTGGTGCGCGCGGTCCGCGATGGAGCGGTGTGCATGGTCAATCCGTTCCGCTGCAAGCTGCTGCACAAGAAGGCGTCGTTGGCGGTGGTCAGTGACGAGCGTCAGGCGGCCCTGTTGAGCCCGGCGCAGCGCGCCGCGGTGGCCCGGCACGTGCCGTGGACACGGGTCGTGGAGGAACGGAGCACCTCGTATCAGGGCAATCAGGTGGACATGCTGCCGTTCATCGCCGATCGTCGCGAGACGATGGTGCTCAAGCCCAACGATGAGTACGGTGGCAAGGGGATCGTGCTGGGGTGGACCGTGGACGATGCGACCTGGCAGGCGGCCATTCGAACGGCGTTGGGCGAACCGTTCATCGTGCAGGAGCGCGTGGAAGTGCCCAGCGAACCGTGGCCGGCCTGGGTGGACGGTGGCCTGCATATCAGCGATCGGATGCTGGATACCGCGCCGTTTCTGGTGGACGGGACGGTGATGACGGGATGTCTGACACGGATCGCTACTGATCCGTTGCTGAACGTGACAGCCGGTGGCGGCTCGAACGTGCCAACTTTTCTTGTCGAGGAGCGCTGA
- a CDS encoding carboxypeptidase regulatory-like domain-containing protein, with amino-acid sequence MSLASIGGLAFAASCADAQDAPRLFRVDGIAYDSLARVPLRQAFVSIVAIGRTATTDDKGRFRMDSVPEGPQLFTMQHAAFDSLGLSGMSSRVLVQRGMPRVVLAVPSFGTLWRAACGEIPAPRDSALMYGTVRDLGTQREIAGATVDASWVDLVGGGNSLASIGQRRWHRLANTDERGEYALCGVPANTALTLQAHRDSAPVTSIELTPIASRVRRLDLLVATRTGVGFARSADSVPGRATGSRPPTDSELDQSTGTVSGIVTNAAGLPLSNAAVAIDTMPEVRTGENGRFLVRHVPPGTRQAAVVVIGMQPYVVTFDVRVGDTAQLVVPMTSVQTLSAVKVKANTIVGMRERTIEDHKRLGLGTIRDSTEVGKYATMYTALTTIPFLDVRGTPGRFALSAGRVCPSFRLVLDGHPALLDQLPLIDNREVAVVEVYRRLYPSDLVIPAKCTIVVWTKAALGK; translated from the coding sequence ATGAGCCTGGCGAGCATTGGTGGCCTGGCCTTCGCGGCTTCGTGCGCCGACGCACAGGATGCGCCGCGCCTGTTTCGCGTTGACGGCATCGCCTATGACAGCCTGGCCAGAGTGCCCTTGCGCCAGGCCTTTGTCTCCATCGTGGCGATCGGCAGAACCGCCACTACTGATGACAAGGGGCGCTTTCGCATGGACAGTGTTCCGGAAGGTCCGCAGCTGTTCACCATGCAACACGCGGCGTTTGACAGCCTCGGGCTGTCGGGGATGTCCTCGCGCGTGTTGGTGCAGCGCGGCATGCCGCGTGTGGTGCTCGCGGTGCCGTCGTTCGGAACGCTGTGGCGCGCCGCGTGCGGCGAGATCCCTGCGCCGCGGGACAGTGCGTTGATGTACGGCACGGTGCGCGATCTTGGCACACAACGCGAAATCGCAGGTGCGACGGTAGACGCGTCGTGGGTGGATCTCGTCGGCGGCGGGAATTCCCTGGCCAGCATTGGTCAGCGACGATGGCACCGCCTCGCGAACACCGATGAACGCGGCGAGTATGCCTTGTGCGGTGTACCGGCGAATACCGCCTTGACGCTGCAGGCCCATCGCGATTCGGCGCCGGTGACGTCAATCGAATTGACACCCATCGCGTCGCGGGTACGTCGGCTCGACCTGCTGGTGGCAACACGCACCGGCGTTGGCTTTGCTCGGTCAGCTGATTCGGTGCCGGGACGCGCGACCGGTTCCCGGCCGCCAACAGACAGCGAGTTGGACCAGTCCACCGGTACCGTGAGCGGCATTGTCACCAACGCGGCAGGGCTGCCGCTGTCGAATGCGGCGGTGGCCATCGACACGATGCCGGAAGTCCGTACAGGTGAGAACGGTCGGTTTTTGGTGAGACACGTACCGCCCGGCACTCGCCAGGCCGCTGTGGTGGTGATCGGGATGCAGCCGTACGTGGTGACGTTTGACGTGCGCGTGGGCGACACGGCGCAGTTGGTGGTGCCGATGACCAGTGTGCAGACACTGTCAGCCGTGAAGGTGAAGGCCAATACCATAGTGGGTATGCGCGAGCGCACCATCGAGGACCATAAGCGGCTTGGGCTTGGCACCATCCGTGATTCCACCGAGGTTGGGAAGTACGCGACCATGTACACCGCCCTCACCACGATCCCGTTCCTCGACGTTCGTGGTACTCCTGGGCGGTTTGCCTTGTCGGCGGGGCGTGTCTGCCCCTCGTTCCGGCTCGTGCTTGATGGTCACCCGGCGCTGCTCGATCAACTCCCGTTGATCGATAACCGGGAGGTCGCGGTGGTCGAAGTCTATCGTCGACTGTATCCCTCCGATCTGGTCATTCCAGCCAAGTGCACCATAGTCGTCTGGACCAAGGCGGCGCTCGGAAAATGA
- a CDS encoding gamma-glutamyl-gamma-aminobutyrate hydrolase family protein, which produces MSALLRPVIGLTTQTLHSIDGIPPALPASWVMNQRYFLAATMVGAVPWMIPLLDDDLNTLREIYERLDGILIPGGVDVSPLEYGEAVRPECGNLDPARDRVELQLTRWAMEDGKPLLGLCRGLQIINVASGGTLWQDLAMQNGTFQKHDYFPTAGYERDHLAHEVDVVAGTKLRRYLESSRVSVNSMHHQGIKQLGGGLVASAIAPDGLIEAVEGGTDAFVVGVQWHPEVFEMADPHIRHLFGGFIRASIGWAQAHTPTRVPEGGRAGFTVSTT; this is translated from the coding sequence ATGTCAGCGTTGTTACGCCCGGTGATCGGGTTGACCACACAAACCCTGCATTCGATCGACGGCATTCCGCCGGCGTTACCCGCATCGTGGGTCATGAACCAGCGGTATTTCCTGGCGGCCACGATGGTCGGCGCCGTGCCGTGGATGATTCCGTTGCTGGACGACGACCTGAACACGTTGCGTGAGATCTACGAGCGTCTGGATGGCATTCTCATTCCGGGCGGGGTCGACGTGAGCCCGCTGGAATACGGGGAAGCGGTACGCCCCGAATGCGGGAATCTCGATCCGGCGCGCGACCGGGTGGAATTGCAGCTTACGCGGTGGGCGATGGAGGATGGGAAGCCGCTGCTGGGTCTGTGCCGTGGCCTCCAGATCATCAACGTCGCCTCAGGGGGCACCCTGTGGCAGGACCTGGCCATGCAAAACGGCACATTTCAGAAGCACGACTACTTCCCAACCGCCGGGTACGAGCGCGATCATCTGGCACACGAGGTGGACGTCGTTGCCGGTACGAAACTGCGGCGGTATCTCGAGTCGTCGCGGGTGTCGGTCAACAGCATGCATCATCAGGGCATCAAGCAACTCGGAGGGGGGCTGGTGGCGTCGGCCATCGCGCCGGACGGGTTGATCGAGGCGGTGGAAGGGGGAACCGACGCGTTTGTGGTGGGCGTGCAGTGGCACCCGGAGGTGTTCGAGATGGCGGATCCGCACATTCGACACCTGTTTGGCGGGTTCATCCGGGCATCCATCGGCTGGGCGCAGGCGCATACTCCGACACGCGTTCCTGAGGGTGGCAGAGCGGGATTCACAGTCAGCACGACCTAA
- a CDS encoding methyltransferase domain-containing protein, translating to MNDRTNASRQQASWIANAAAWTTAVRGGQIASRRSGTDAAIVDACQSEAGMRILDVGCGEGWLARALSAQGAQVTGVDASEPLIAAARTAGGATYEVADYALLSAQRTVVPGPFDVIVCNFALLDRDLVPLLRALSKRLALSGRLLIQTVHPFIAAGPDGYVDGWREERFSAFGDGFSAPMPWYFRTFESWQRTLWESGLTVYRLREPRNAEGAVLSLLFECQAASG from the coding sequence GTGAACGACCGCACCAACGCGTCGCGGCAGCAGGCCAGCTGGATTGCCAATGCCGCCGCGTGGACCACGGCCGTACGGGGCGGACAGATTGCCAGTCGTCGGAGCGGCACCGACGCGGCCATCGTCGATGCGTGCCAGTCGGAAGCCGGCATGCGCATCCTTGATGTCGGATGTGGCGAGGGCTGGCTGGCGCGGGCGCTTTCGGCGCAAGGCGCGCAGGTGACCGGGGTCGATGCCAGCGAACCGCTGATAGCGGCGGCGCGCACGGCCGGCGGCGCTACGTACGAAGTGGCGGACTATGCGTTGCTGAGTGCGCAACGGACGGTGGTCCCGGGTCCTTTCGATGTGATCGTCTGCAATTTCGCGTTGCTCGACCGGGATTTGGTTCCGCTCTTGCGCGCCTTATCCAAGCGATTGGCCTTATCGGGGCGTTTGCTCATCCAGACGGTGCATCCATTTATTGCTGCGGGCCCGGATGGCTATGTGGATGGATGGCGCGAGGAGCGATTCTCGGCGTTTGGTGACGGGTTCTCGGCGCCGATGCCCTGGTACTTTCGCACCTTCGAGAGCTGGCAGCGCACGCTGTGGGAGAGCGGGCTGACGGTGTACCGGTTACGGGAACCGCGCAATGCCGAGGGGGCGGTGCTGTCGTTGTTGTTCGAGTGTCAGGCGGCATCCGGCTGA
- a CDS encoding S9 family peptidase, with product MVLVRKVGTFACWLLALPLVIASAQSAATKRPMSWMDQQRMRAAGAPAVSPDGKWVLYTVTTPDWKDARTQSDVYLVSAERGLPSTRQLTYTRDKNEASPRWLPNGQAFVFASNREAPAAQAAQQQLFVMRPDGGEARRITDAKDGVSTFAVGADGKWLVYRTGKADEEQLYAIAIAEIAAGTPVDSLKPTQLTKHPTGVGPWRFAPDAKRVYFTTADTVDKDEKTRVEKKFTVNVRNAEAPVSSLWAVDLSGGAARPATRLTRDTTYAVTGFTVSPDSRYVGFTGVANNRYKRNITEQGIYGDLYLLDTQTNTVERLTNNAETGESALSFSPDSKSMAFSASDDMTAYNMKNARVYWRGVADKGAAWRKLGDLDGDVSVGWWSRDAKTIYFNEGWRATNQLFALDVASGKVRQLTDVKASLSVSEDEDTRRLMVNYSDPATPPTMFTVNTLDDITSRAKWVALTDPNPWIREQVALGEESEVTWKSKDGKMVGGVLVKPVGYVPGRKYPLLVAIHGGPAGADLLSFNGGYGAQTYAGQGWVILQPNYRGSTNYGEAHKNGIVGNYFPPGYDDIMTGVDALIAQGMVDSTKMGVLGWSAGGHWSNWILTHTNRFKGISSGAGTSNWISMYAQSDVQRNRQYYLGNKLPYDDFDAYWKQSPIKYIKNAKTPTMIHVVEGDPRVPSPQSVELHMALKRLGVPTELFMYPGASHGIPDARNRLVKSEAEMAWMNYWVLGTGTKFSWRDVLKTLEDAPAETKPTIRGP from the coding sequence GTGGTTCTCGTCCGCAAAGTTGGCACGTTCGCCTGCTGGTTGCTGGCACTCCCCCTGGTGATCGCGAGCGCCCAGTCGGCGGCCACCAAACGCCCCATGTCATGGATGGATCAGCAACGCATGCGCGCCGCCGGTGCTCCCGCCGTGTCGCCTGACGGGAAGTGGGTCCTGTATACCGTCACCACGCCCGACTGGAAAGACGCGCGCACGCAATCCGACGTGTATCTCGTCTCGGCGGAACGGGGATTGCCCAGCACACGCCAGCTCACCTATACGCGTGACAAAAATGAAGCCAGCCCGCGCTGGTTGCCCAACGGTCAGGCGTTTGTATTCGCCTCCAATCGTGAAGCGCCGGCAGCCCAGGCGGCGCAACAACAGCTGTTCGTGATGCGCCCGGATGGCGGTGAAGCGCGCCGCATCACGGACGCCAAGGACGGTGTGTCCACCTTTGCCGTGGGTGCGGACGGGAAGTGGCTGGTGTACCGCACGGGCAAGGCTGACGAGGAGCAACTCTACGCCATCGCCATTGCGGAGATCGCGGCCGGAACGCCGGTGGACTCGCTCAAGCCAACCCAGCTGACCAAACATCCCACGGGCGTGGGGCCGTGGCGCTTTGCGCCCGATGCGAAGCGTGTGTACTTCACCACCGCCGACACGGTGGACAAGGACGAGAAGACGCGCGTGGAGAAGAAGTTCACCGTGAACGTGCGCAACGCCGAAGCGCCGGTGTCGTCACTGTGGGCGGTTGATCTCAGCGGCGGTGCGGCGCGACCCGCTACGCGTCTGACGCGCGACACAACATATGCCGTGACGGGATTCACCGTGTCGCCGGACTCGCGCTATGTGGGCTTCACCGGGGTGGCCAACAACCGCTACAAGCGCAACATCACCGAGCAGGGCATCTATGGCGATCTGTACCTGCTGGACACGCAGACCAACACCGTCGAGCGACTGACGAACAACGCCGAGACCGGCGAAAGCGCCTTGTCCTTCTCGCCCGACTCGAAGTCGATGGCCTTCTCGGCGTCGGACGACATGACGGCGTACAACATGAAGAATGCGCGCGTCTACTGGCGCGGGGTGGCCGACAAGGGCGCGGCGTGGCGCAAGCTGGGTGATCTCGATGGCGACGTCAGCGTCGGATGGTGGTCGCGCGATGCAAAGACGATCTATTTCAACGAAGGATGGCGCGCCACCAACCAGCTGTTCGCGCTGGACGTGGCCAGTGGGAAGGTGCGTCAACTCACGGATGTGAAGGCCTCGCTGTCGGTCAGTGAGGATGAAGACACGCGCCGCCTGATGGTGAACTACTCCGATCCCGCCACGCCACCGACGATGTTCACGGTGAACACGCTCGACGATATCACCTCGCGGGCGAAGTGGGTCGCACTCACCGATCCCAATCCGTGGATTCGCGAGCAAGTGGCCCTGGGTGAAGAGAGTGAAGTCACCTGGAAGTCGAAGGACGGCAAGATGGTGGGCGGTGTGCTGGTCAAGCCGGTGGGGTACGTGCCGGGCAGGAAGTACCCGCTGCTGGTGGCGATTCACGGCGGGCCGGCCGGGGCAGATCTGCTCAGCTTCAACGGGGGTTATGGCGCGCAGACGTACGCGGGGCAGGGGTGGGTGATCCTGCAGCCCAACTATCGCGGCTCGACCAACTACGGCGAAGCGCACAAGAACGGCATTGTGGGGAACTACTTCCCGCCCGGCTATGACGACATCATGACGGGTGTCGATGCCCTCATCGCGCAAGGGATGGTGGACTCCACGAAGATGGGTGTGCTGGGGTGGAGCGCGGGTGGCCACTGGTCCAACTGGATTCTCACGCACACCAACCGCTTCAAGGGCATCTCGTCGGGCGCTGGTACATCGAACTGGATTTCCATGTATGCGCAGTCCGACGTGCAACGCAATCGCCAGTACTATCTGGGCAACAAGCTACCCTATGACGACTTCGACGCGTACTGGAAGCAGTCACCCATCAAGTACATCAAGAATGCGAAGACGCCCACCATGATTCATGTGGTGGAGGGCGACCCGCGCGTGCCGAGTCCCCAGAGTGTGGAGCTGCACATGGCGCTCAAGCGACTCGGGGTGCCCACGGAGCTGTTCATGTATCCGGGCGCGTCGCACGGCATTCCCGATGCGCGCAATCGACTGGTGAAGAGCGAAGCCGAGATGGCGTGGATGAACTACTGGGTGCTCGGAACCGGTACCAAGTTCTCGTGGCGAGATGTCCTGAAGACGCTTGAAGATGCGCCGGCGGAGACCAAGCCGACCATCAGGGGACCGTGA
- a CDS encoding alpha/beta hydrolase: MAPRSLAQRLVLALAWFSASTAGAQARVVRLPSRVLGETRVVHISVPPNYRLARQRYPVVVLLDGQARPFFDLAVAAVGYDLVGDARDFAMPPQIVVGIEQGDRSVDLSRNDVAFLRFLTDELLPYVDREYRTVPYRTLIGHSLGGRFALLALCRAPQQFSSTIAISPSVSDSVAQAVTSCLRQQAEQVPTRVRQLVLSAGSLESRSLAGVVRLEGFVRDSLDSRWRVTRVNGDGLGHTETPFVTIPAGLRFVFATAMWELGRTAADSLIGHRGDPRNVLDQALAVVSARVGFGVAPSSKWMAEVVRGYLARGALDSAVVAGQRMTAAYPEELLGYALLADGLLARRDNGAARRALTDALSMLDKLEWFDETQRERQRVHFRQALAGIVP, translated from the coding sequence GTGGCGCCTCGTTCGCTGGCTCAGCGACTGGTGCTGGCGCTTGCGTGGTTCAGCGCCTCCACGGCTGGCGCGCAGGCGCGCGTGGTGCGCCTTCCCTCCAGGGTGCTGGGCGAAACGCGCGTGGTGCACATCAGCGTGCCGCCCAACTATCGATTGGCCCGGCAACGGTATCCCGTGGTGGTGTTGCTGGATGGACAGGCGCGGCCGTTTTTCGATCTGGCCGTGGCCGCGGTTGGCTACGATCTGGTTGGTGATGCGCGCGACTTTGCCATGCCACCGCAGATTGTGGTGGGGATTGAGCAGGGCGACCGGAGTGTTGACCTCTCGCGCAATGATGTGGCGTTCCTGCGCTTTCTCACCGACGAATTGCTGCCCTATGTCGATCGGGAGTATCGCACGGTGCCCTATCGCACGTTGATCGGGCACTCGCTGGGAGGGCGGTTTGCGTTGTTGGCACTGTGTCGGGCTCCGCAGCAGTTCTCGTCGACCATTGCAATCAGCCCGTCAGTATCTGATTCGGTTGCCCAAGCGGTGACGTCGTGTTTGCGCCAGCAGGCGGAGCAGGTACCGACACGCGTGCGACAGTTGGTATTGTCCGCCGGCAGTCTCGAGTCGCGCAGCCTGGCCGGCGTCGTTCGCCTGGAAGGATTTGTGCGCGATTCCCTCGACTCGCGCTGGCGCGTCACGCGGGTGAACGGTGACGGGCTTGGCCACACCGAGACGCCCTTCGTCACGATCCCGGCGGGACTGCGATTCGTGTTTGCGACCGCGATGTGGGAGCTCGGTCGCACGGCGGCCGACAGCCTGATCGGGCACCGTGGCGATCCGCGGAACGTGCTGGACCAGGCGCTTGCCGTGGTCAGCGCACGCGTCGGATTTGGCGTTGCACCGTCGTCCAAGTGGATGGCTGAGGTGGTGCGCGGATATTTGGCGCGCGGTGCGCTTGACTCGGCGGTGGTGGCCGGGCAACGCATGACCGCCGCGTACCCCGAAGAGCTGCTGGGTTACGCGCTGCTGGCCGATGGATTGCTGGCGCGTCGCGACAATGGCGCGGCCCGGCGCGCGCTCACTGACGCATTGTCCATGCTGGACAAACTGGAATGGTTTGACGAAACGCAGCGGGAGCGGCAACGGGTGCATTTCCGCCAAGCGCTGGCGGGGATCGTGCCGTAG
- a CDS encoding carboxypeptidase regulatory-like domain-containing protein: MKRIHRPNVRRVLTALWALVSAATAAASYASAQSTARLARVEGMAYDSLAKRPLRDAFISVVGTSRSTTSDEKGRFRLDSVPEGQQQFTMQHAAFDSLGLSGVSARVMVQPKTPKVVLAVPSFETLWRAACGEVPAPRDSALVYGTVRDAVGGLAQAGALVDVSWIDLVGGGSSLASIGQRRWRRQSITDARGEFALCGVPAGTPLTLRAALDSADTLSVSALELEATTVRVRRRDVLVSRVVAAPAVTGSGVARDSMPVAPTAATPTGVVIGLVTNAAGAPIANAAIAVETMAEVRSGEDGRFMVRDVPAGSRQVTVVSIGLQPYTSFINLMAGDTVRLTVPMSTAQTLEAVTVRATVMSVRIRDFEERRRTGSGVVRDSTDIKRYPDLSSVLRTVPNVAIRGRGLKNLVFGIGTPRQCAAIRDQVDFRIDGHPTTVEAVETLDPLSVAAVEVYSRATKLPGTLMTKLQYQCAVWVWTKLGLGR, from the coding sequence ATGAAACGCATCCACCGGCCGAATGTGCGGCGCGTGCTGACTGCGCTGTGGGCGCTCGTCAGTGCCGCGACGGCGGCGGCATCGTACGCGTCGGCGCAATCGACCGCACGTCTCGCTCGAGTGGAAGGCATGGCCTACGACAGTCTGGCCAAACGACCGCTGCGCGATGCGTTCATCTCCGTTGTTGGAACCAGTCGAAGCACCACCAGCGATGAGAAGGGACGATTTCGGCTCGATAGCGTGCCCGAGGGCCAACAGCAGTTCACCATGCAGCATGCCGCGTTTGACAGTCTCGGCCTTTCCGGCGTGTCGGCACGCGTGATGGTGCAGCCGAAGACACCGAAGGTTGTTCTCGCCGTGCCGTCGTTCGAAACGCTGTGGCGCGCGGCGTGCGGTGAGGTGCCCGCCCCCCGTGACAGCGCCCTGGTGTACGGCACGGTGCGCGACGCGGTTGGCGGGCTTGCGCAGGCGGGTGCCCTGGTTGACGTGTCGTGGATTGATCTGGTGGGCGGCGGCAGTTCGCTGGCCAGCATCGGGCAGCGGCGCTGGCGTCGGCAATCCATCACTGATGCCCGCGGAGAATTTGCGTTGTGCGGCGTACCTGCCGGCACGCCGCTCACGTTGCGCGCAGCGCTGGATTCGGCGGATACGCTTTCGGTAAGCGCGCTTGAGCTGGAGGCCACCACCGTGCGGGTTCGGAGACGTGACGTGCTCGTCTCGCGAGTAGTGGCGGCTCCCGCCGTCACGGGGTCTGGTGTTGCGCGCGACAGTATGCCCGTCGCGCCAACAGCCGCGACGCCAACCGGCGTGGTGATCGGCCTGGTGACCAATGCGGCCGGTGCGCCCATCGCCAACGCCGCCATCGCCGTGGAAACCATGGCTGAGGTCCGCAGCGGCGAGGACGGCCGTTTCATGGTGCGCGATGTCCCTGCGGGTTCAAGACAGGTGACCGTCGTGTCCATTGGCCTGCAGCCGTACACCAGCTTCATCAACCTGATGGCCGGCGACACCGTGCGGTTGACAGTTCCCATGAGCACGGCGCAGACCCTCGAAGCGGTCACGGTGAGGGCAACCGTGATGTCGGTGCGAATCCGTGACTTCGAGGAGCGGCGGCGCACCGGATCGGGAGTGGTTCGCGATTCAACCGACATCAAGCGATATCCGGATCTCTCCTCGGTGTTGCGCACGGTGCCCAATGTTGCCATCCGGGGGCGCGGACTGAAGAACCTGGTCTTTGGCATCGGTACACCGCGGCAGTGCGCGGCCATCCGCGATCAGGTGGACTTTCGGATTGACGGCCATCCGACAACCGTTGAAGCGGTCGAGACGCTCGATCCGCTCAGCGTGGCGGCCGTGGAGGTGTACAGTCGCGCGACCAAGCTACCTGGGACCTTGATGACGAAGCTGCAGTACCAATGCGCGGTGTGGGTGTGGACCAAGTTGGGGCTGGGTCGCTAA
- a CDS encoding TetR/AcrR family transcriptional regulator, with the protein MHKSRLLTPTPPQQARSRETQEALLAAAEHVFAEVGIAQATVSEICERAGVAVGTFYGRFPDKDALLLFWYERFFKRGRVTFDRAFSDAMWDGRPAAEVIRGWVQSRVLHYRKNRKLLKALLLYVRGRPAPEFKPYAAQLQLPALQRLSALLEARRAEWRHADPLHAIPMAVVMMESTVQSVILFNDHRGDEPQVTDDELVDHLTGAMRAYLQVA; encoded by the coding sequence ATGCACAAATCCCGGCTCCTCACGCCCACCCCGCCGCAGCAGGCCCGCAGCCGCGAAACGCAGGAGGCCCTACTGGCCGCCGCCGAACACGTGTTCGCCGAGGTGGGCATTGCGCAGGCGACCGTCTCGGAGATTTGTGAGCGCGCGGGTGTGGCCGTGGGAACGTTCTATGGGCGCTTTCCTGACAAGGACGCCCTGCTGCTGTTCTGGTACGAGCGGTTCTTCAAGCGCGGTCGCGTCACCTTTGATCGCGCGTTCTCCGACGCCATGTGGGACGGGCGACCCGCCGCCGAAGTCATTCGGGGGTGGGTGCAGTCGCGGGTGCTGCACTATCGCAAGAATCGCAAGCTGCTGAAAGCGTTGTTGTTGTATGTGCGGGGTCGTCCCGCGCCGGAGTTCAAACCGTACGCCGCGCAACTGCAATTGCCGGCGTTGCAGCGACTCAGTGCCCTGCTCGAAGCGCGTCGCGCGGAGTGGCGCCACGCCGATCCGTTGCATGCCATTCCCATGGCGGTCGTCATGATGGAATCGACGGTACAGTCGGTGATCCTGTTCAACGATCACCGTGGCGACGAGCCACAGGTCACCGACGATGAACTGGTGGATCACCTCACCGGTGCCATGCGCGCCTACCTGCAGGTGGCCTGA